CACCGCCGAGGGGTTTGGCTATCGTTATGACATCGGGGGTGACCCCGAAGTGCTCTATCGCGAACCATCTGCCCGTCCTCCCCATGCCGCTCTGAACCTCGTCCACAACCAGGAGGATATCGTGTTCATCGAGGATTCTCTTCACCTTTTTGAAGTAATCCTGCGGCGGAACGACCATTCCGGCGTCGCCCTGTATCGGCTCGGCGAAGAGGGCCGCGACGCCGTCGGCGTAGACCTCCCCCTCGAACTTCTCCTTGATGTAGGAAACGCACTCCATTTTGCAGGTCTTTGGGTCCTTCCCGAAGGGGCAGCGGTAGCAGTTGGGGTACGGGATGTAGTGAATACCGCTCAGCTCACCTACTATGGAGCGAACCTCGAAGTCGAGGCCCGTTATACTCATCGCGCCGTAGGTTGCCCCGTAATAGCTCCTGAGATAGCTGAGTATCGTTCTCCTCCGCGTGTAGGCCCTCGCGAGCTTTATCGCCCCATCGTTGGCATCGCTCCCGCTCATCCCGAAGCCCACCTTCGGGCTCTCGATGGGCGATATCTCGGCGAGCTTCTCAGCCAGGAGGAGCGGCTCAACCGGGAAACCGTAGATGAAGGTGAAGTGTATCAGCCTCTCCGCTTGCTCCCTTATCGCGTTCACAACCCTGGGGTTGTTGTGCCCAACGTTCTGAACGGCGGCGTCGCTCAGGAAGTCTATGTACTCCCTGCCCTCGATGTCCCAGACACGGGCGTTCTCAGCCTTGACGCCCACTATTGGCGCGTAGGTGACGCGAGCCGACCTCGGAAAAACCCGTGAATAGCGCTCCACAACCTCCTCCTTGTTCCGGGGGTAGTCCATGCTCTCA
The Thermococcus radiotolerans genome window above contains:
- a CDS encoding leucine/methionine racemase, which produces MDYPRNKEEVVERYSRVFPRSARVTYAPIVGVKAENARVWDIEGREYIDFLSDAAVQNVGHNNPRVVNAIREQAERLIHFTFIYGFPVEPLLLAEKLAEISPIESPKVGFGMSGSDANDGAIKLARAYTRRRTILSYLRSYYGATYGAMSITGLDFEVRSIVGELSGIHYIPYPNCYRCPFGKDPKTCKMECVSYIKEKFEGEVYADGVAALFAEPIQGDAGMVVPPQDYFKKVKRILDEHDILLVVDEVQSGMGRTGRWFAIEHFGVTPDVITIAKPLGGGLPISAIIGRSKVMDSLPSLGHTFTLSGNPVTSRAALAVIEEIEEKDLLKRAEKLGEYTRKRLEKMKEEHELIGDVRGLGLMLGVDLVKDRETKERAYEEARKVVWRAYELGLVLAFLQGNVLRIQPPLTIEEELLEEGLNRLERAIADVEEGRVPDEVLTKVQGW